The Dehalogenimonas lykanthroporepellens BL-DC-9 genome includes a window with the following:
- a CDS encoding cytochrome c-type biogenesis protein CcmE (KEGG: dsa:Desal_1539 cytochrome c-type biogenesis protein CcmE), with translation MGKKKFIIGGIILFLAIGSLGWVGFMNSATYYYEVADFLERQELLGSQSVRVNGTVVPGSVNTESGGLGISFTIRDVNLGTPTIPVIYQGAVPDTFQPDTDVVVEGRFTSAGVFEATSIMTKCASKYEPALET, from the coding sequence ATGGGTAAAAAGAAATTTATAATCGGTGGTATTATCCTGTTTCTGGCGATTGGGTCTCTTGGCTGGGTAGGTTTTATGAATTCGGCTACGTATTATTATGAGGTAGCTGACTTTCTGGAAAGGCAGGAATTACTGGGTAGCCAGAGCGTTCGCGTCAATGGCACGGTAGTTCCTGGCTCGGTCAATACCGAAAGCGGGGGGCTGGGCATCAGTTTCACTATCCGGGACGTGAACCTTGGAACCCCCACCATTCCGGTTATCTATCAGGGGGCGGTGCCCGATACCTTTCAACCAGATACGGATGTAGTTGTCGAAGGCAGGTTTACTTCCGCAGGTGTGTTCGAAGCGACCTCGATTATGACCAAATGCGCATCCAAATACGAACCGGCTCTCGAAACTTGA
- a CDS encoding cytochrome c assembly protein (PFAM: cytochrome c assembly protein~KEGG: chy:CHY_1387 putative cytochrome c-type biogenesis protein CcmF), with protein MADIGFIALLIAFLVALYSSVAYVVGGRTNNAAWLASARNGLYAAFVLVTIAVGVMLVAIITHRFEIEYVAQYTSTDMPLLYLISTLWAGNDGSLLFWAWLLSVFGAVVVWGRYRVGRDLVPYASAVIMGTLAFFLLLMLVVANPFATLPFTPVEGNGLNPLLENIGMVIHPPTLLFGYAGFTVPFAFAIAALVKGKSGDEWLVISRRWALISWLILGIGLIIGMWWAYVELGWGGYWAWDPVENAGLMPWLLGTAFLHSIKMQRRRGMFKVWNMLLIIFTFILCIFGTFMTRSGFLSSVHTFGDTGLDPFFLTFISLTMILSLGLLLYRSRQLRSESEMESFISRESTFLLTNLLFVGATIAVFVGTMFPAISGYFGGSEVNLGADFFNQVNGPIFLAIVCLAGVCTLIGWRKASGSNLIKNFLRPLILALLLAVALFAFGVRDLTALVAFPLVAFVLVTILTEWIKGTVSRQKVKGENFLAAFFRLIWSNKPRYGGYIVHLGILVMTLGIVGSTVFDTKTSTVLSEGDTVTLEEYSLTFQQLNYYTTPSREVITAEMTVQVDDRNIGTIVSEKIYHYSYQQPVTEVGIIGSAIEDLYVIFLDWDETGAAAFEIRIIPLVLWIWIGGIILVIGGTIAFWPDRRAVTA; from the coding sequence ATGGCTGACATCGGATTCATCGCGCTTCTCATTGCGTTTTTGGTTGCTTTATATTCCTCGGTAGCGTATGTAGTCGGCGGTCGAACTAACAATGCCGCCTGGCTGGCCAGCGCTCGTAATGGTCTCTACGCCGCCTTTGTTCTGGTAACCATCGCCGTCGGCGTAATGCTGGTAGCGATAATCACACACCGTTTCGAGATAGAATACGTTGCTCAGTACACCTCCACCGACATGCCCCTGCTCTACCTGATTTCTACTCTCTGGGCGGGCAATGATGGTTCTCTGCTGTTCTGGGCATGGTTATTGTCTGTTTTTGGAGCGGTCGTCGTCTGGGGCCGGTATCGAGTCGGCCGTGATTTGGTGCCGTATGCTTCAGCGGTTATTATGGGCACGCTGGCCTTCTTTCTATTACTGATGCTGGTGGTGGCCAATCCTTTCGCCACTTTACCTTTCACTCCGGTCGAAGGAAACGGGTTGAACCCCCTACTGGAAAATATCGGTATGGTTATTCATCCACCGACACTTCTGTTCGGGTACGCCGGGTTTACCGTTCCGTTCGCTTTCGCTATCGCGGCCCTGGTAAAAGGGAAAAGTGGTGATGAATGGCTGGTTATCTCCCGCCGTTGGGCTCTTATTAGTTGGTTGATATTGGGTATCGGGCTGATTATCGGCATGTGGTGGGCCTATGTTGAGCTTGGATGGGGTGGATATTGGGCCTGGGACCCGGTGGAAAATGCTGGGCTGATGCCGTGGCTTCTGGGTACCGCTTTTCTGCATTCCATCAAGATGCAACGGCGCCGCGGCATGTTCAAAGTATGGAACATGCTCCTGATCATCTTTACCTTTATACTATGCATCTTCGGCACCTTCATGACCCGTAGCGGATTCCTGTCTTCGGTCCATACTTTCGGGGATACCGGACTTGATCCCTTCTTTCTTACGTTCATCAGCCTGACGATGATATTGTCACTGGGCCTTTTGTTGTATCGAAGCAGGCAATTGCGCAGTGAAAGCGAGATGGAATCCTTTATTTCCCGTGAGAGCACCTTCCTGCTGACCAACCTGTTGTTTGTCGGAGCGACGATCGCTGTTTTCGTCGGCACCATGTTTCCCGCCATATCGGGTTATTTTGGAGGTTCGGAAGTTAATCTGGGAGCCGATTTCTTCAATCAGGTCAACGGCCCCATCTTTCTGGCCATCGTTTGTTTGGCCGGTGTCTGTACGCTAATCGGCTGGCGCAAAGCTTCGGGTAGCAATTTGATAAAGAACTTCCTGCGGCCTTTGATATTAGCGCTGTTACTGGCTGTTGCATTGTTTGCTTTCGGTGTTCGTGACTTGACTGCGCTGGTGGCATTCCCATTGGTCGCCTTCGTTTTGGTGACTATTCTCACCGAATGGATTAAGGGAACGGTATCCCGCCAGAAAGTCAAAGGAGAAAATTTCCTGGCGGCATTCTTCAGGTTAATCTGGTCGAACAAGCCCAGATATGGTGGATATATCGTTCACTTGGGTATTCTGGTGATGACCCTGGGTATTGTCGGTTCTACGGTATTCGATACCAAGACTTCAACTGTTCTCAGTGAAGGTGATACCGTAACTTTAGAGGAATACAGTTTGACCTTTCAGCAATTGAACTATTACACCACACCCAGCCGAGAAGTTATCACTGCCGAAATGACCGTTCAGGTCGACGACCGGAATATCGGCACTATTGTTTCTGAAAAGATATATCACTACAGTTATCAACAACCGGTAACGGAAGTCGGTATTATCGGGTCGGCTATTGAAGACCTTTACGTTATCTTTTTGGATTGGGACGAGACAGGAGCCGCCGCTTTCGAAATCCGGATTATTCCACTGGTGTTGTGGATCTGGATTGGTGGTATCATTCTGGTTATCGGCGGGACGATCGCTTTCTGGCCCGATCGACGGGCGGTTACCGCCTGA
- a CDS encoding hypothetical protein (KEGG: gau:GAU_0822 hypothetical protein), with protein sequence MVIALAVLMTLGAFIAIVYPFVAGSIRQPVIAGDTDLFEANYQRDHIYAQLKELENDYASGTLSREDYERLEARYRNRAVAILREIDDIQTDSPAGDDEEDIEAQIAGLRANKKTEMFCAYCGARRQSEGIFCPDCGQKFTR encoded by the coding sequence ATGGTTATAGCCCTGGCGGTTCTGATGACATTAGGGGCTTTCATAGCGATAGTCTATCCGTTTGTTGCTGGTTCAATCAGACAGCCGGTCATAGCAGGTGATACGGACTTGTTCGAGGCTAATTATCAACGCGACCATATCTACGCTCAACTGAAGGAACTGGAAAATGATTACGCTTCGGGGACGCTGAGCCGAGAGGATTATGAGCGCCTTGAAGCCCGTTATCGTAACCGGGCGGTGGCGATTCTCCGGGAAATTGATGACATTCAAACTGATTCGCCTGCCGGTGATGATGAAGAAGATATCGAAGCACAGATAGCCGGACTGCGAGCCAATAAAAAAACTGAAATGTTTTGCGCCTATTGTGGAGCCCGAAGGCAGAGCGAAGGGATCTTTTGTCCGGACTGCGGTCAGAAGTTCACTCGTTAA